The genomic segment GTCGcgtgagcgggtcggcgaacaaggaagtctcgcccgCTTGCATGGAGAGTTCACTGTCACTACGACTTGCAACtttgctcgacaacaagtcaCAAGttgacacgcttaggaccgccccctcatttgaataacattccgacttgacagagcgtctgcagcatgaaataaatgtgagagcagagcatttttattgattgatatttaactctatttatatatttatttcaacatttatttatatattattattttttgaatcttttttttagatatatttgttgttgttttgttttcatttacatttatttgtttgtatttaatttttaatgatattttttatatccatttttattttcactttacttcatttattaatgtatttatttagtcatttatttatttttaattttggcagttttggtcctccatacaataTTGTCGTTGTCATATCACGATATTAAGAGCAGCACATCTGtcaaaaaagtcaggttgattttcatttgtgcagttctagcaccctctggtggcaaattttttttgggtgccgTTTTAATCTTCATAAGGGATATTTTGGcccttttatgtttaaaatccacgctaatggtcagatgaagggcaatgtaatatgcttgtggaggaactcaatgtgggcgtgcattagcaagtaagtgcctcaatattaagtgttattagagattgtagattgtttatatgcattgcttttatatacaaaatcacatttttttttatttttttttttagtatgagctaattttttgacaaaaatgtgacaattttttatatcgccattctctccacaatattgtgatagtTTATCATGACCTAagaccttcatatcgtgatatcgtattgtgatgtttggatatcttTACATCCCTGCTATTTATAGAGATGTTTCATGTTTATCACAATGATTCACTACAAAACCACTTCAACCATTACTCCAATAGTTTAATTCATTAGTCAATGGCAAAGTATTTATTTGATAAACAGGACCAGTGATTTGTACTACATGTCTGTaacctgaaaagaaaaaaatctaaggaACAAATTAatgcaatgtatttatttatgcatatatAAAAGAAGACGGTGAACAAAAAAGCAGCAATCACATAGAATCTTTGCTGAGGTGCAGATATAATTTTCCTCCCTACGTGCTTTGCCCCAGAAAAAACAGTTCTGACCTGAGAGAAGGCTGCTTTGTTAGACTGAATGACAGCTTCTTATTAGTAGATGTTAATGTGCAGCAGACCTGTGGCCACACAGCAGTGGTGTTAAATAACTTTGGTTATGGACAGCAGCCTCTGGTCTGTTAAGAGGATTGTTTCTGAAACTTTAAGGCTCATTGCCACTGAGGACGTCTTTTTCGGTACAATATGCAACGTTTGAATGTCTATGATCAAAATACATGAAGGGTACACAGAATACAGCTTTTAGCACCTTTTTGGGAGTACCAAACTCCGACACACAACAGTCTATTCAACAACTAAAAGAATGAATGTGTGACAGCAGAAATAGAATGGATAACTTTTCCCAAACAGCCAGCCAAATgccaatgaaaaacaaaatactggTGGTTGTCCATTGTTGCCCTTTGTTTACTGTGTTAAAATGCTCTTCTTTGTGAAATTCCTTGTTGAGTTACACtgtcaaaatatatacatagatatgCCATCCTGACTACTGATGCCACATAGAAATGCAAGCCAGACCTTGATTTACATTTGTAAACTGTACTATGGTGATATTTACCTAAGAATCAAGTTTTGCCATAAATGTGCAAATGTGAAGTCAATTCTCGAGAACTGAGGTATTTTATGGTGACGAAGAAGAAACAGTTAATGGCGCTTATCCTATTATCATGCTTAGATTTCACATTCCAACTATTGTCCCAACAGATGCATTTCAAATTCTGTATTAAATCTACAGTGTGTTTTtggctatggaggaccaaaattgataaaattaaaaataagtaaatgacaaaataaataaatgaataaaagtgaaaataaaaacagatataaatataattcaaaaattaaatacaaaaaatataaatggaaataaaaacaaaaaatatatctctaaataaataaataaaaatatataaaaatatatgaaaaataaacgatattcaaaaaaataaatgttggaatacaaaaataaaaatagaatgatttattgattaatatttaattttatttatatatttagttttgtatttatttattttaatatttcttttaattttttgaatctcattttttatttttatttatttagggatatatatatatttttattttttatttttttttctatttactgtatatgtatatttttttatttaatttttgaattatagtttttatatctgtttttattttcattttttagacatttattcatttatttatttttaattttggcagttttggtcctccatatttgGCAACCACAGAGCACAAGCAACGGATGAAATAATTTATGATCATGTTGTTGCACCGACTTATTTCCATTCTAACACAGATGTCAACCTGCTCCCCAGCCAACATTTGACGCTCATTaactgtcttttttctttttctttttttgtggctgTGAATCAGTCTGTGGATCCTCATAATCCATTCGTCTCATCTTTCCTCCAATCAGCAGCTGCTGCAGGCCCAGCCCCGTGACCCATCACCGCTGTCCTCCCTGCTGCTCAAGTTGATGCTCCCTCCTGATCCCGCAGGAGGCTGGCTCAACATCAGAGGCTTCTGAGACTTCAGCTTGTGAGCCACAGTCATGAAAATAGCCTCAACGTGGTCACTATTGCCAGAGCTCATGCCGCCCTGATTGTTCGGGTTCTTTGCAGAGGTCTCAAACAAAGGCATGGAGTGGGAGTCGGCAAACTGCTGCGCCACGTCTGTTCCTACTTGGACGGAGTCTTGGAGGTCACACTTGTTTCCGACGAGGATCCTGGGCACTTCTGTGCCCAAAGCGTGCTGCTTACACTCCTCAATCCAGGCGGGGAGGCTGCGGAAACTGGCAGAATTGGTAACGTCGTAGACGAAGACGACAGCATGCACATTGCGGTAGTAATGTTGCACCATGGACTTCCTGAAGCGCTCCTGGCCTGCTGTGTCCCACAGCTGGATCTGTGCATAGAATAAACACATTGATTTAGTTGAGATCTTTTAGAAGCAAGTTATCCCTCATCCTAACTATGGTCTTTTTGAAGACAATGTCGGCAAGACGGCAACGATAATGATTTCTGTTTCtgtctcttttttaaatctgaaaacatgcatgtttttgtaaaaaacaaacaaaacaaaaaaacagttttccTGTACTTGGTTACATTCCAGTCTGTACTTTTTTGACTGCATATAAATGCTTGAGTATTTTTCTCACATCAGCCACTAACAGTGTGTAAATCATCTCATGGGGGCAGAAGAGGCAACCAAAGAACAGGGAAATATATCATGTCATGTTAAACTTGAAGACGATTTACGTGACACAATTTATGTCTTTCTGTTAGACACACGTCAGTTTCCCGAAACGCATCCTACGTTTTATTGGACGTATCTGATCTATTAATAGATATCACCAATTACTGATCAATTCACATGATCAGCTACAATGCCCACCTTGAGCTTCTCGCCGTCAATCTCGACCAACCTCTCTCTGAAGTCCACCCCGATCGTGGCTTCGGTCTTCTCGGGGAACTTTCCGGCGCAGAAGCGGTAGGTCAGGCACGTCTTCCCGACGCCCGAGTCTCCGATGACGATGATTTTAAAGATACGAGTCCTCGGCGGAGGAAGCCCGGCGGAGCTCGTCAGAGAGCTCGAGAATTCACCCGACGAAACGCTCTCCGCCATGGTCGCCGACAAACTGAACGATTACCACTGAACGCCCCTTTCCCTTCACCTCACGGCTGCTAAGTGCTACCCTCCAGTGCCGTTGTTGACAAGCAAGCAGTACAAAGAAAAGCTGCTACTGTTTCTCGAaacgtatgtgtatatgttaAATCTGACTGATCATTTGTGGCTTTCGGTTACAGTAATTAATATTTGCTGATATGTCTGTAAAAGTgtgcagatttatttttttccttcctttttcttATTTGCATTTCAGCCACAAAGCCACGTTACCCTCTGTGCTCACTTCTCGCGAGATAATTGACTGTTGCATTCACTGGAGGCGGAAACGGAAGAACTCATTGAAGAGCTACGTTCATAAAACTGACGCCTGACATGCTGTCCAAAAAGCTGCTTTATTCAACTTAGATTTTTTACCAATTAAATACGAGACAAACTGCTTAAAACAAACTATATTACATTAGTTGTGCACTTAGCTCACTcatggattaaaaacaaacaaacatgtataTGATATTTACCATGAATGTTTAGCGACTCCAGACACAAAATAATATCGGTAGATTTCGCTACTTATTTTCAATCTGCATCCTGATGCACCTGAAAGTATAGATGGGACTGTTACATCATGAccttcacatgcccacaaacATAGGTGTCCGATACTAATCGCTATTATAAAAACCTACAAAATTGAACAAATCAATTTTATATTTCCTAATAAGAATATTAACAGaatattttgaatatatttcTAGTGCAACATGATATTTAATAAGTGTTTTAAAAGGAGATATGGTTTTTAAATGGAAACAATATAATCAGGCATTACGTCTTTATTCTATTTTAGGGGTCCTTCATTTTTGCATGGTGTAACATGTGTTGGATAATTCCAGAAGGTGCGTCGCAGTTCTTTAGCTTTTCTACTGACTACCTACCGGTCTTGTGATTACCATCAGTATTAGCATTAATCGGGACCTGGCTCTCGCGAAGACATAAAACAGGGATTATTGAATATTTGTCAATATTCTTCACTGTTCAACGGTTTCAACTCGTTTTGTTACATTTAGTTAGCcgagctgtcaaaatgttgagCGTTGCCAGAAGCGTTTCAAGGACTCAGCCGGCAAGAAACTGTGCACGAAATGTGTCATCTCTGCTAACAAAGGTGAGCGTCTTACTCATGTATACAATAATAGGACATCCTCTTATTTAATTGCGACTTTTGTGAGTCCACTGCGAGGTTTAATGGTGTTAGCGGTTAGCTTGAGGCTAGCTTGTTCTCCTGACTTTTAACACGCCATTTGGTGGTCACGTGgattaaagaatattttacagTCGATGGGAATTGCACCTGTATTAATTTGATGTAACATTGGTTTGTTCATTCTTGCTTGCTACGAGTGAACGCATTTTAAATACTAACGCCTGCGTATGACATTTCGCCGGTTGCGAAGTTTGATAATGTAACCTGTAATCGTCTTAAATGCTGGTTGATGCTTGCAATTTTTAGTAGTTAAATTAGCCCGTGTTTTATGTATCATCACAAGTCTGTGGCAGATGTGTGACTCGTTGACCTTCAAATGGATGGCCTCCTACCAGCTGCAATATCCCTCCAATGCTATCTAACACAGTGGGTCTCAAACATTGTGGGTCCAGAGACCTCTTTTCAAGGAGAAATATTACGAAGAACCTCCATTATTACCTACCTAAATATTAATGATGTGGTAAATTAAAGGACAGGTAaccaaatacaattaaattaaaataagtatTTAGACATTGTCACTAGTTGATGTGCACGACCAGTGCCACTTCCACTAACAACATAACTGCGGACAGAGAAGCACAGTTACCCACTTAACGATTTGATTGCTGTGCTTATCAACTATTCAAATCGCTCAAACAATTGCTATTGGTGAGTCTAATTCTGTCTAAATAACGACCAACACCAAAATCATTTATGCATTTCACCTGAGTTGTTGAATAACCTGGGTTATTAATGCATGCATGGATGCCAGATTTATGCTTTATGTCCTAGTCATGCTAGAACATTTGATTGGTCCAAAAGACTTGTCCTTGGAAATTAATTTGTGATCTCCCTACAGGCTCATTGGAGTGGCTTCCAATCTGATGCTCTCAGAGCCCTGTCCAGAAGAGACTATTCGTAAGTATATGTAAATGAATGTTtatgaaggctctggatgttatCAACAGTTCAAAAATAAACAGATATCATCATATGCGTATGTCAATAGAACTACTTCAAAATTAATGCCAGTCTATGCCGCCTTTTCTGATGAATTGTTGGATTTGTATTTTTAGTAAGAGGTATAGTTAAATGTTGTATCAGGGTTTCCCCCGGTGTCTTATCAGCCTGTCGGCCCATCAGGCTTTTTTTGCCCCCTCCCCACCAGGTTAAGCATTGCTCCCCCTCCGTCGATGAATCACCGCAATCTGCCGACCGCCTGTTGATGACTGATGATTAATAGCTGGATGTCGTTCCTCCCAACAGTGCCGAATACATTTTGGCACTTGACCTTCCATGTCTGATACCCACTGCCCCACGTAGAACACTTAATCTGTAGAATGGCTGTAAGCACATAAGATATTGTGTTGTTTAGCTGAAGTTGTGGAGGTGTCATGTGATTAAATCTGCATATCAGTACACGAGTTGGAATTAACAGTAATATAATTGCGGAAAACCACCTGCAGAGGGAGGCAAAGCAACATAAATAAACACTAGTGACACCAAGCTTccttctttgttttaattttgacatttttaatacgTTGAAGAAGGAGGTGGAGAAGAATGgtccagttttatttttaacaacaaggAAGGATCTAAAGTCTTATAAATCCACCAGGATTGTACCCATTTGGTGACATTGCAACACAGAATTTTATTTAAGGTAAGCTGTTTGAAGAtccaactgtaaaaaaaaaaacatagttaattGCCATCCTTGTCCGCTGCAATGGTAAAGAGCATGCATGGGGCTTTCATCGTATCTGaactcatattgcacattttaacagttacatttattaaatgtagcAAGTGTTTAGAAGCATAGGAACCATGTGGGGTGGTTCATAATTACATAAGAGGTgttaccccccctcccccaaaagacaacaaaaaatagaCCAAACGTAACTTCTGCgataaacgagggaacactaGAGCAGTAAAGTGGAAGAGAACACCTTTTCATAGCAAAATGATGCATTATGAACAATGTTTGGCTCGTTTGCAGGTCTGAAGCCATCAAGGGGGCAGTCATTGGAATTGACCTGGGAACCACCAACTCGTGTGTTGCTGTCATGGAGGGTAAACAAGCGAAGGTGATGCCCAATATCTCAGTTCCGGTGTTATCTGTACAGTATGTAATCAATTTTGTGGATTGTACTTGGCACAATTAATTACCTTCAACATCGTAGTTAATCAAAATAGCAATCtatatataaaagaaagatAGAGTTATGTTGGTCTGATATATCTTCAAAAATATTtgagttcatattttgtgtttagttCATGAGTGTTTATTAAACCTTTTATAGTTACTCATTTTCATCAGGTTACATTTAATACAggtgtaatttttaaaaatcaattcaatctgaatagtttacttttttaaagacaaaacatTGTGAGCAACCTCTAATCTACCTTTTATGATTACGTAAAGAGACATTTTGCAGGCTAATGGTTAATGGAAGAATAGAGACATTATGATTCAATGAATTACTTATCTTGGGGTTCAGATGGCTTTCTTCACTGTGTGAAGACGGAATGTCGTTGACCGCTCCAGATGAATAGTTCCTAGAGATAACTTGTAAATGGGAACTATATGAATAATATAGATTTTGTTTATAGCATCAACacatattttgacaaaacaaGTTTACTGACTGCCTCCTCTGCTGATCTCGGTGCATGATGCAGCAGGATATACATTAGATTATGTAATGACTATGTCCTTTCTTGGCAGGTTTTGGAGAATGCAGAGGGAGCCAGGACGACTCCTTCAGTCATTGCCTTCACCGCAGAGGGGGAGCGTCTGGTCGGTATGCCTGCTAAACGCCAGGCTGTCACCAATCCTCAGAATACGTTGTACGCCACCAAGAGACTCATTGGCCGTCGCTTCGATGACGCAGAAGTCCAGAAAGACCTGTGAGTAAGGATGTGCAAATGTGGGATGATGAATAGAGCACATTAGCTAACGTTTTCCATCAACAGGAAGAATGTGCCCTACAAGATTGTGCGTGCTTCTAATGGTGATGCTTGGGTGGAGGCTCATGGAAAAATGTACTCCCCCAGTCAGGCTGGAGCCTTCGTCTTGATGAAGATGAAAGAGACGGCAGGTAATGGTTGATTTTTCTCAGAGGTTTGTTGGACACAGACACTTTTTAATCTGCTGctgttttgctgattttgtttATTGCAGAGAACTACCTGGGAACTAAAGTGAAAAATGCTGTGATCACAGTACCAGCTTACTTCAATGACTCTCAGAGACAGGTTTGTGCGCACCTAAATTACCTTGTTATTGTTGAACATACAGTGTACTTTAGgaagggttttagtctagtttcaatcaagcttgttagtttttatcatagctCCCACTTATGTTATTTGAATTCTTTATTCAATACgattatagcattttattctcctcacttttttacttaaaagtattcgcacaatttaacgttaaatatcaactcatccccattcattttcaatgactgacattgaacattttcatcATACATCTCTTCATTACCATACTAAGTGAAATAAaagtataccaactgactatcatatcaggaaatgcattataattttaataataattttaatacttAACAGCGCATGTCCCCATTCAGCATTAATAGCTTTCAGCTTTATACAAaacttttaaatgtaaatataccgTTGAGCCATGAGCTACAAGATTTCACTTAgctcagtgcttagagcaattgcctgccaCCAAGGAGGACCTCCGTTCAAACCCTGTTTGGACAACTCTttagtacaaatgcaatattgaatacaaattattgtcaaattatttacattcattACTTTTGATGTAATTCATCATTAAGCTTTTTTCTAATACTGTATTATTGCGTTCTATTAGGGATGGGTACTGAAGACTgtactttttgtggtatggacCGATTTGGGTCAGTACTTCTGAGCACCGATTCACGTAAATTCAAACTGtgccatgtttcggttctgaagCACCTCTTTTAAAGTTGTGACTGCAGGAGTGGAAGAGTTGACGATTTTCCATGGCGCACTTGAACGCAACATTAAACGTGCACCAGCGTACTGACGTCACCCACTCGCACACCATTTCACATGCGAGGGCGCGGTTGGAGCCTGTGGTAACCCGGCCGGCGGTAGCAATGGGCGGCAAGCGGGTGCCGCCGGCCCCAGCGGCTCGGCTAAGAGACCAACTGCCGCCTCGGTCTGCTCCGCAGCGTCCACACGACGACGCGGGGACGCCTACATTTCCAGGTTTGGAAACAAGCAAGATTTTTGCGCCGCCAAGCCAAACAAATATACTGCAGTTTTTGAATTATGAAAGCCTTTGCCCCGGTCGGAAGCTGTCCCCGCACAATCAGCGCACGAGAGGGAGATGTCGACGGCGGTCTTCTCCTACTGAATGCAATCATGCTGGAATGTTGGTTATTGCACAGAACTtaaattcatactttttttgtaatattcttatgtttattaattatacttgagtcattgtaaaatataacatttttatttttgcgcttcctctctggctcatttgaattaaattgtattttattttttaaattacattttatatattgaaaaataatggttgttgtttttttgttttttttactattaaataaacaatgataaACATTTACTACCGcccaaataaattaatgttcaaatgtaaaaggtacccatccctaagttcgatattcaaaattaaaattcagTGCAAGATTTTGCGCTGAATTTCACGACATATTCACGACAATTATATACAATGTCACAGATTCTTCTACGGCAAAAATGGCTCAGTGGTTACAGCAATTACCTGCCACCAAGGAGGaactgggttcaaaccccgcttggaccaggccactctttagtacaaatgcaattttgaataataaatattgtcaaattatttcacagctattatttttttatgtcaatcgTCATTAAGTTGTTATTTTgttctatattcaaaattcaaattcaagcaAGCTTTCAGCTTCATAACTCAATATACAATTACATACAATGTCACAGCATGTATGAACATTCTTAGTTGCTTCCACTTCCCTAGTGTGGGACTGTAAATGTGTCTTATAGATGTAAACAAAAGTCAGTACCATGCGAGTACTGCAAACACTTATCTGAATGTGTCAGAATGCACCTAAACCTGCCTGGTTCCCAGTGAAGCCTACAAATTGCATAATCTTCATGTAGGTGCCAAATACTTTATTATGAGTAGGTTGACCATATCTGCTTGGAAAATCctaatcatattatttttaacaccCAATCCAGAATTATTTGGTTTTTGAGTATGTGCTGGTACATTTCATGTGCTGGTTTCATTCATGTGGTCATTCAGGCTACCAAGGATGCTGGCCAGATTGCTGGTTTGAACGTCTTGCGTGTGATCAATGAGCCCACAGCTGCTGCGCTGGCGTATGGCTTGGACAAAACCCAGGACAAGATGTGAGTAGAAATTATTCTAAACTAAATGTGTGACTtgtaaaagtcaaacaaaaaatgaaaatatacaatttggTATGAAGTTGTAATTAGctagtttttacaaaaaaaaaagtgccaagaCAGAAAGAAATCAGTGGGAGCATATAATCATTTAAACCAGGGTTGTCCAAACTACAggccgggggccatttgcggtccaccatccatttttcagtggCCCACGCCGtttactaaaaatgacatttgacaaggccagttaaaaaatattaataaaataaaaacgggtgtaggtgttaaaaaaaataattaatgaattaatgatgCCACTACCACTAATAAATTGGTTTATATACTTTTCTAAATATGTAAAGAGAAATTAACtatttaaactaaaataacaatTATGCTTCAAAACACTGtggtaaataaagaaaatgttcatcttactacagtttgcttttgttttgtttctgatcATGGAGCTGGGATTCAGCTGCAGTTCAGTGCAGGGACGATCTGTTCTCGTGGGCTACAAGGCAGAAGCCACCCCACCTTATCACCTTTACAGAAAGCTGTTATGTAGCAGTTTATCAAAGTAACCAGAATGTATTAATATACAATTGCTTACTTAAGTTTACTAAATTAAGGTCAAATAATTTATGCAGATATTTCTGTATGCGGGCCCCCATACGAAAAAGTTTGAACACACCTGATTTAACCACAACATGTGACCTTTAACACTGACACGAATTTAACAAGTACAAACATTGATTACGTTTTCATTCAGTCACACATTTGTGCTGTCATCTTGTGAGAGATTTGAGGGTCATAGTGGATATCAAAGTAATGTAAGATGTCTTCTTCTGCCGGAATTGAGCTTCCTGGTAAAAGTAGCTTGTTTGTTGTCCAGTATTGCCGTGTATGATCTTGGTGGAGGTACATTTGATATCTCCATCCTGGAGATACAAAAGGGCGTTTTTGAAGTGAAGTCCACCAATGGCGACACCATCCTTGGAGGAGAAGACTTCGACCTGCCCCTACTCAAACACATCGTCAAGGAATTTAAGAGAGAGGTGA from the Vanacampus margaritifer isolate UIUO_Vmar chromosome 10, RoL_Vmar_1.0, whole genome shotgun sequence genome contains:
- the rab33ba gene encoding RAB33B, member RAS oncogene family a; protein product: MAESVSSGEFSSSLTSSAGLPPPRTRIFKIIVIGDSGVGKTCLTYRFCAGKFPEKTEATIGVDFRERLVEIDGEKLKIQLWDTAGQERFRKSMVQHYYRNVHAVVFVYDVTNSASFRSLPAWIEECKQHALGTEVPRILVGNKCDLQDSVQVGTDVAQQFADSHSMPLFETSAKNPNNQGGMSSGNSDHVEAIFMTVAHKLKSQKPLMLSQPPAGSGGSINLSSREDSGDGSRGWACSSC